A single genomic interval of uncultured Cohaesibacter sp. harbors:
- a CDS encoding alpha/beta hydrolase translates to MKASEADIFIIPGLDNSGPDHWQSRWEDKIKSARRIEQEDWANPQMESWVSRIIADVEQAKRPAVLVAHSLGVVATVKAAAAIAPGIVKGAFLVGMPNVESDDHVPGHIRHFAPIPEEPLPFPSILVASRSDPYCAFETAEHFGRKWGSTFVDAGETGHINEHSGQGPWPEGLMTFANFMSQLA, encoded by the coding sequence ATGAAGGCGTCTGAAGCAGACATTTTCATTATTCCCGGGCTGGACAATTCCGGCCCGGACCATTGGCAATCCCGCTGGGAAGACAAGATCAAGTCTGCCCGCCGCATTGAGCAGGAAGATTGGGCCAACCCGCAAATGGAAAGCTGGGTTAGCCGGATCATTGCCGATGTGGAGCAGGCAAAGCGCCCTGCGGTGCTCGTAGCCCATTCACTTGGGGTCGTGGCAACCGTCAAGGCCGCCGCCGCCATTGCTCCGGGTATCGTCAAGGGAGCCTTTCTGGTCGGCATGCCTAATGTCGAGAGCGACGATCATGTTCCCGGCCATATTCGCCACTTTGCGCCTATACCGGAAGAGCCCCTGCCCTTCCCGTCCATTCTTGTCGCTTCGCGCAGTGACCCTTACTGCGCATTTGAAACGGCAGAGCATTTTGGACGCAAATGGGGCTCGACATTCGTTGACGCCGGGGAAACCGGCCATATCAACGAACATAGCGGACAAGGCCCGTGGCCCGAAGGCCTGATGACCTTCGCCAATTTCATGAGCCAACTCGCCTGA
- a CDS encoding aldolase/citrate lyase family protein codes for MSSTFGSLSLALQNAKQSGTPVYSGWSLFPDPLVARAVASGPFDALLIDCQHGLMDFAQSQAMTIAIAQAGKAPLLRIPVADFAFVSRALDFGAQGIVAPMINSAEEAKALVDAAKYPPIGQRSFSPVGACALYGMDAPDYVKAANEACVVFAMIETQQALDNLDAILAVEGLDGVFVGPADLSLTLLKGARVDMDCDLANAAYEMVAQKADAAGKLSGIYAFNTDYAKRYAGFGYNLVAVGSDSGYLAAGMQQVAEALKL; via the coding sequence ATGTCATCCACATTCGGCAGTCTGTCGTTAGCTCTGCAAAATGCCAAGCAGAGCGGTACTCCTGTTTATAGCGGCTGGAGCCTGTTTCCCGACCCGTTGGTGGCGCGGGCGGTTGCCTCTGGCCCCTTCGATGCGCTGTTGATCGACTGCCAGCACGGTCTTATGGATTTCGCGCAATCTCAGGCCATGACTATCGCAATTGCACAGGCTGGCAAAGCGCCGCTTCTGCGTATTCCCGTTGCTGATTTTGCCTTTGTGTCGCGTGCGCTGGATTTCGGCGCGCAGGGCATTGTCGCCCCCATGATCAACTCGGCTGAAGAAGCCAAGGCGTTGGTTGATGCGGCGAAATACCCTCCTATCGGACAACGGAGCTTTTCACCGGTCGGGGCGTGTGCTCTTTATGGCATGGATGCGCCGGACTATGTGAAAGCGGCCAATGAGGCGTGTGTTGTCTTTGCCATGATAGAAACCCAGCAGGCGCTGGATAATCTTGATGCAATTCTCGCGGTTGAAGGGCTTGATGGGGTGTTTGTCGGCCCGGCGGATCTTTCGCTGACACTTCTGAAGGGTGCACGAGTGGATATGGATTGTGATTTGGCGAATGCGGCCTATGAGATGGTTGCCCAGAAGGCTGACGCAGCAGGAAAGCTCTCTGGCATCTATGCCTTCAATACTGATTATGCCAAACGCTACGCCGGATTTGGCTACAATCTTGTTGCTGTTGGCAGCGACAGTGGCTATCTCGCTGCGGGCATGCAGCAGGTGGCTGAGGCCTTGAAGCTCTAG